One Candidatus Nanosynbacter featherlites genomic region harbors:
- a CDS encoding HD domain-containing protein → MNRTITEKILDKKLWEQRNCANQEDPTVTDPELTVSAKVLDQYTSQENLTALFDNKEQAASLAKLSAELLTTYPNYPYHQPAHGVDVMRSIRALTDVIPMNSDQKDLLLVAAAAHDAGFEAGPPPDGYATKEHYAVSFLDEHYEPGSAEYEFMKSAIIGTIIGPKEQICRDSIEAKLLHHADLGYVWQSGGQDFLNYAMRFRVEECDKLSWRDFQKLQRIFLPYYQQYLENDMRKCGAAEEVIEQMVRQIDENRQFITNPKLDEPSQEIFQDWPMAQEKQVSSPYHIGTTVLTSSGVSL, encoded by the coding sequence GTGAATAGAACTATTACCGAAAAAATTCTTGACAAAAAGTTATGGGAACAACGAAACTGTGCTAACCAAGAAGACCCAACAGTGACCGATCCTGAATTGACAGTGTCAGCAAAGGTGCTGGACCAATATACCTCACAGGAAAATCTCACGGCACTATTTGATAACAAAGAACAGGCAGCTTCTCTTGCTAAGCTATCAGCTGAGCTGTTGACTACCTACCCGAATTATCCATATCATCAGCCCGCACATGGCGTGGACGTGATGCGCTCAATACGTGCGCTGACGGATGTGATCCCGATGAATTCAGATCAAAAGGATCTGTTGTTGGTGGCGGCAGCAGCGCACGATGCTGGGTTTGAGGCTGGCCCGCCACCAGATGGTTATGCTACCAAAGAGCATTATGCGGTCTCATTTCTTGATGAACACTATGAACCTGGCTCAGCTGAGTATGAGTTCATGAAAAGTGCAATCATCGGCACAATCATCGGTCCAAAAGAACAGATTTGCCGTGATAGCATTGAGGCGAAATTACTGCATCATGCCGACCTTGGTTATGTCTGGCAGTCAGGCGGTCAAGATTTTTTGAATTATGCCATGAGATTCCGTGTCGAAGAGTGTGACAAGTTGTCGTGGCGAGACTTTCAAAAATTACAGCGTATATTTTTGCCATATTATCAGCAGTATCTAGAAAATGATATGAGAAAGTGTGGTGCTGCAGAAGAAGTGATTGAGCAGATGGTGCGCCAGATTGACGAGAATAGACAGTTCATCACTAACCCAAAACTGGATGAGCCGAGCCAAGAAATATTTCAGGATTGGCCAATGGCTCAGGAGAAGCAGGTATCATCTCCGTACCATATTGGCACAACTGTTCTTACGAGTTCAGGCGTGTCTTTGTAA
- the ruvA gene encoding Holliday junction branch migration protein RuvA, with product MIAHVFGKVAEKFNGSLVIDVHGVGYEVSVAAGDFDAVMLDQDVKFYTYHHVREQTEELFGFSSLAAKKLFEMLITVQGVGPKAALAILSLGDAEHVRNAIANADSAFVQKAAGVGKKTAERVVVDLSDKVGLPTQYGRAVAPVQTELNTSDEALEALMALGYTLADATKALENVDANLPTAQRVTEALKK from the coding sequence ATGATTGCACATGTTTTTGGAAAAGTTGCCGAGAAGTTTAATGGATCGTTGGTGATCGACGTTCACGGCGTTGGCTATGAAGTGAGCGTGGCGGCTGGTGATTTTGATGCGGTGATGTTGGATCAGGATGTGAAGTTTTATACCTATCATCACGTGCGCGAGCAGACAGAAGAGCTATTCGGTTTTTCGAGTCTGGCGGCAAAGAAGCTATTTGAGATGCTCATCACGGTTCAGGGTGTCGGCCCAAAGGCAGCACTGGCAATTCTCAGCCTCGGCGACGCAGAGCACGTACGTAACGCCATCGCCAATGCCGACAGTGCGTTTGTGCAAAAAGCTGCTGGTGTCGGCAAAAAAACTGCTGAACGCGTGGTGGTTGATTTGAGCGATAAAGTCGGCTTGCCAACGCAGTATGGTCGAGCGGTCGCGCCAGTCCAGACTGAATTGAATACTTCTGATGAAGCGTTAGAGGCACTGATGGCACTGGGCTATACCTTGGCTGATGCTACTAAAGCGCTGGAAAATGTTGATGCTAATTTGCCAACGGCGCAGCGGGTGACCGAGGCACTGAAGAAATAA
- the ruvC gene encoding crossover junction endodeoxyribonuclease RuvC, giving the protein MRIIGIDPGTGILGFGVIDFSGGKFKLVTAGVVRTPAHTPIDERLEEIFDSLTEIITETKPDVMSIEKLFFARNVTTAISVAEARGVAMLTGRKAGLPIAEYTPLQIKQTLTGYGKADKKQVQEMVRLNLGLKDVPKPDDCADALAAAITHAAMNRV; this is encoded by the coding sequence ATGAGAATCATTGGTATCGATCCAGGCACAGGGATTTTGGGATTTGGTGTGATTGATTTTTCGGGCGGTAAGTTTAAGCTGGTCACGGCGGGGGTCGTCAGAACGCCAGCTCACACACCGATTGATGAGCGGCTGGAGGAGATTTTTGATAGCTTGACGGAAATTATTACTGAGACCAAGCCTGATGTGATGTCGATTGAAAAATTGTTTTTTGCTCGTAATGTGACGACGGCGATTTCTGTGGCAGAAGCGCGTGGCGTGGCGATGTTGACGGGCCGAAAAGCGGGGTTGCCGATCGCCGAATATACGCCGCTGCAAATCAAACAGACGCTAACGGGCTATGGCAAAGCTGATAAAAAGCAAGTCCAGGAAATGGTGCGTTTAAACTTGGGACTCAAGGATGTGCCAAAACCAGACGACTGTGCCGATGCCTTGGCGGCAGCAATTACTCATGCAGCGATGAATCGGGTATAA